In Vallicoccus soli, the following are encoded in one genomic region:
- a CDS encoding CaiB/BaiF CoA transferase family protein, translated as MAEGGGTRGAAGGGPLAGLLVADFSRILAGPYATMLLADLGAEVVKVESPAGDDTRTWQPPVRDGVSTYYLGVNRGKRSVALDLKDPDDLAAAQELARRADVLVENFKPGGLARFGLDYGTVSATNPGVVYASISGFGSGPGGAALPGYDLIVQAISGLMSLTGSPEGEPYRAGISVFDVMAGLHATIGVLSALHARAQSGTGQHVEVNLLSSALSGLVNQSSAYVAGGVVPQRMGNSHPSLFPYEPLPCADGDLIVTAGNNGQFRRLVEVLGVPELADDPRFLRNEDRTAHRDELRPLLVERLRTRGKLAWFRDIIAAGVPCGPINTVEQGVAFAEEVGLDPVVVVGEGDAAVPTVRNPLRLSATPPSYHLPPPALDEHGDALRRWLSTPAPAPAPAPGEEPPA; from the coding sequence GTGGCGGAGGGCGGCGGGACGCGCGGCGCCGCTGGCGGCGGGCCGCTGGCCGGCCTGCTCGTGGCGGACTTCTCGCGGATCCTGGCGGGGCCGTACGCGACGATGCTGCTCGCGGACCTGGGGGCGGAGGTCGTCAAGGTGGAGTCCCCCGCGGGGGACGACACCCGCACCTGGCAGCCGCCGGTGCGCGACGGGGTCTCCACCTACTACCTCGGCGTCAACCGGGGGAAGCGCTCGGTCGCCCTCGACCTCAAGGACCCCGACGACCTGGCCGCGGCGCAGGAGCTGGCCCGGCGCGCGGACGTGCTCGTCGAGAACTTCAAGCCGGGCGGCCTCGCCCGCTTCGGCCTCGACTACGGCACGGTGAGCGCCACCAACCCCGGGGTCGTCTACGCCTCGATCAGCGGCTTCGGCAGCGGCCCCGGCGGTGCCGCCCTGCCCGGGTACGACCTCATCGTCCAGGCGATCTCCGGGCTGATGAGCCTCACCGGGTCGCCCGAGGGCGAGCCCTACCGCGCGGGCATCTCGGTCTTCGACGTCATGGCCGGGCTGCACGCCACCATCGGCGTGCTCAGCGCGCTGCACGCCCGCGCGCAGAGCGGCACCGGCCAGCACGTCGAGGTGAACCTGCTCAGCTCCGCGCTGTCCGGGCTGGTCAACCAGTCGAGCGCGTACGTCGCCGGCGGGGTCGTCCCGCAGCGCATGGGCAACAGCCACCCGAGCCTCTTCCCCTACGAGCCGCTGCCCTGCGCCGACGGGGACCTCATCGTCACCGCGGGGAACAACGGCCAGTTCCGCCGGCTCGTCGAGGTGCTCGGCGTGCCGGAGCTCGCCGACGACCCCCGGTTCCTGCGCAACGAGGACCGCACCGCGCACCGCGACGAGCTGCGCCCGCTGCTCGTCGAGCGGCTGCGCACCCGCGGCAAGCTCGCGTGGTTCCGGGACATCATCGCGGCCGGGGTGCCGTGCGGGCCGATCAACACCGTCGAGCAGGGGGTCGCCTTCGCCGAGGAGGTCGGCCTGGACCCGGTCGTCGTGGTGGGGGAGGGCGACGCCGCGGTCCCGACGGTGCGCAACCCGCTGCGCCTCTCCGCGACGCCGCCGTCGTACCACCTGCCGCCCCCCGCCCTCGACGAGCACGGCGACGCCCTCCGCCGCTGGCTGTCCACCCCCGCACCCGCACCCGCACCCGCACCCGGCGAGGAGCCCCCGGCATGA